TAACCATCCACCCTGTATTGCGTCGGAAATTTGGCGATAAGTGTATTACCTTCAATTCTGGCAGCTACTTCGGCGGAAGAAGTACCGTAAACATCTTCCAGAAAACGAAGTTTGTATTTTGTTTGGGGGGTGAAGACGTTTTCAGAGGCGGAAAAGCTGATGCGGATCTCTCCATTCTCGCAAACGGCGACAGGCGTAGCTGCTATCACTTTAACAGATGTTGCGTTTACAACTGCGCGGTAAGAGCCGGAAACCTGCATGGCGCCGCAAACATTTTCAGCGTGCGCAATGTTAAAATTACCGGATTGCTTTACAAGCATTGATTGTACCGTACTAAATTCATACGGGCTGGGGTAAAACGAGAATCTGGTGCTGTCAGCCATCGTAACGCGCACCTCCGTGGAGCTGAATCCCGAGAAGGCAATCCTTGCATCATCATAGGCATTCAACGTATCTGTGACGGCTAACGGATTCAGGATAACGCGGCCTTTTGAATGTACGAAAAGCTGGGCGGACCATTCACTCTGCACACGGGGAGAGGAAGATACAACCCTCATTTGAACCCCGGAATTGGCAAAAGTAAGCGAATCAGTCACACTCAGCTCCAATGTATTGGAATTCAAAGTAGCAGGTACTTCTTTCAGTATGGATGAAAACTCTCCCTTGCGGATCTGGACGATAAATTTATTGTCTGCATTGAAAGTTCCGCTCGTAATAATCGGTAGCGTGTACTTCGTGTTAAGGCAGGTTGACCAGGAGAAATTGCTGGAATTGATGAGGATTGTAGGGTTTTGGGCATTCGCTGTGCCTGCTGTAAATAGCAAAAGCGCCACAAAAGTGATGGCGTAAAGTTTCCGCATGTAGAAGAGGTCGTTAAAAAGCCCGACCATTTGGTCGGGCTGGGTATTAAGTAACTGCAATTATAATAATTTACCGGCTGAGATACAGATTTCTTTCTCCATATATTTTCTGGAAAAATTCGTCCTGCAAATCATCAATAAAGTAGATCGCTTCTCCTGTCGATTTCATTTCCGGCCCGAGTTCTTTATTGACGTTCGGGAATTTGTTAAAAGAGAACACAGGAATCTTGATCGCCCAGCCTTTTTTGACAGGCTTGAAGTTGAAATCGGATACTTTTTTGTCACCCAACATCAGCTTCGTCGCATAATTCACGTAAGGTTCCTGGTATGCTTTGCAAATGAAAGGTACTGTTCTCGAAGCCCTTGGATTCGCTTCGATCACATAAACAATACCATTTTTAACGGCAAACTGCACATTGATAAGCCCCTTCACGTTCATCGCCAGCGCTATTTTACGCGTATGTTCCTCAATTTGGCGGATTTCGTCTGCCGAAAGATCGAACGGCGGCAAAGCTGCGTGTGAGTCTCCCGAGTGGATACCTGCGGGCTCAATGTGCTCCATTACACCAATGATATATGCGTCTTCCCCGTCGCAAATCGCGTCGGCTTCCGCTTCGAGGGCGCCTTCGAGGAAATGGTCAAGGAGGATATTGTTGTCAGGTATATCGTGCAGGATTTTTACAACGTGCTGTTCCAACTCCTTTTCATTGATCACGATCTTCATGCTCTGTCCACCCAAAACGTAGCTCGGACGAACCAGCAGCGGGAAGCCCAAAGTTCTCGAAAGTTCAACCGCCGCATCGGAAGTACGTACCGTTCCGAATTTCGGGAATGGAATTCCGAGTTCTTCAAGAAGTGACGAGAAACGACCGCGATCTTCTGCCCAGTCGAGCGAATGGTAGCTGGTTCCAATGATCTTCACACCATATTTTTCCAGTTTTTCAGCCATTTTCAAAGCTGTCTGCCCGCCGAGCTGCACGATCACACCTTCCGGTTTTTCATGCTCGATAATGTCGAAAACGTGCTCCCAGAATACCGGCTCGAAGTACAGTTTGTCCGAGATATCCGGGTCAGTAGAAACCGTCTCCGGATTACAGTTGATCATAATTGTCTCGTAACCAGCCTCTTTTGCGGCCAATACGCCGTGCACGCAGGAGTAGTCAAATTCAATACCCTGGCCGATCCGGTTTGGACCTGAGCCGAGTACCACGACTTTCTTGCGGTCGCTTACGATCGATTCGTTATCAGGATATTCCTGGGAAGTATTGAAAGTAGAGTAGTAGTAAGGTGTTTTTGCTTCAAATTCCGCCGCGCAGGTGTCTACGCATTTGTATACACGCTTGATACCAAGCGTTTTCCTGCGGTCATAAACTTTACTTTCCTTGGTACCTAATAAATGGGCAATCTGACGGTCGGCGTAACCTTTTTGCTTGGCTGTAAGCAAAAGCTCCTTGGGCAGGTCTTCCAGGTCATATTTCTCGATCTGGTGTTCCAGCTCGATCAGTTCTTCGATCTGGCGCAGGAACCAGGCGTCGATCTTAGTCAGATTCTGGATTGTTTTGAAAGACAAACCGATTTTGAATGCATCATATATATGAAACAGGCGATCCCAGCTCGGATGCGCCAGACTATATTTGATCGCTTCCTGGTCACGCAACTCGCGGCCATCCGCTCCTAAACCATTTCTGCGTATTTCCAGCGACTGACACGCTTTTTGCAATGCTTCCTGGAAATTACGCCCGATACCCATAGCTTCCCCAACCGACTTCATTTGAAGACCAAGTGTCCGGTCTGCGCCTTTGAATTTATCGAAGTTCCAGCGTGGTACCTTTACGATTACATAGTCAATCGAAGGTTCGAAAAATGCTGAAGTACTTCCGGTAATCGGGTTGATCAGTTCGTCGAGATTATAACCGATTGCCATTTTGGCGGCAATCTTAGCGATAGGGTAACCTGTTGCTTTTGAGGCTAATGCCGAGGAGCGTGAAACACGAGGGTTGATTTCAATGGCGATGATCATATCGTCGGCAGGGTTTACCGAGAACTGTACATTACAGCCGCCCGCAAATTTTCCTATCCCGTTCATCATCTTGATCGCCAGGTCACGCATTTGCTGGTAAAGCGTATCGGGCAGCGTCATAGCCGGGGCCACCGTGATACTGTCACCTGTGTGAACACCCATTGGGTCGAAGTTTTCGATCGAACAGATAATGATCACATTACCATTATTGTCGCGAAGCAGTTCGAGCTCATATTCTTTCCAGCCCATTACACTTTGCTCCACCAGTACTTCGTGTACCGGCGAGGCGTGCAGACCGTAGTTCAGTGCTTTGTCGAAATCCTCTTCTTTTTCCACGAAACCTCCACCGGTGCCGCCCAATGTAAATGAAGGACGTATTACAAGTGGGAAACCAATCTCCTGGGCGATTTCTTTTCCTTCCAAAAACGACCTGGCAGTGCGTCCCTTGCAGACATTCACACCCAGTTCCAGCATTTTTAACCGGAATTTCTCTCTGTCCTCGGTGGTTTCAATCGCTTTGATATCCACACCGATAATATCCACATCATATTTTTTCCAAACCCCAGCCTTGTCGCAATCGATGGCCAGGTTTAGCGCCGTCTGGCCTCCCATTGTCGGCAACACCGCGTCGATCGGCCTGCCGAGTGCTTTGTGCTTTTCAAGGATCTCAACGATATATTTCTTTTCCAATGGCAACAGATACACATGATCTGCGCTGATCGGGTCAGTCATGATCGTTGCCGGGTTGGAGTTGATCAGGACCACTTCGATTCCTTCCTCACGAAGCGACCGGGCCGCCTGGGAACCTGAGTAGTCAAATTCACAAGCCTGACCTATAACAATGGGACCTGAACCGATAATCAGAACGGATTTGATATTCGTATTTTTGGGCACAGTAGATGGTAATTTTTGTAGAAATAAAGGAAATACTTTAACAACTTCTGGGGTTGCCTGAGCCTGGCGGCAGGGGGTACGTCCAAAAATTCCACAAAGTTAATTCACATATCGGAAAAAGAGGGTAGGATAGCGGAAATAACTGCAAAAAATTGAGCAGTTTAGTTTAAATTTTTGATAACCAACACTTTGTATTTT
This Dyadobacter sp. UC 10 DNA region includes the following protein-coding sequences:
- the carB gene encoding carbamoyl-phosphate synthase large subunit, with translation MPKNTNIKSVLIIGSGPIVIGQACEFDYSGSQAARSLREEGIEVVLINSNPATIMTDPISADHVYLLPLEKKYIVEILEKHKALGRPIDAVLPTMGGQTALNLAIDCDKAGVWKKYDVDIIGVDIKAIETTEDREKFRLKMLELGVNVCKGRTARSFLEGKEIAQEIGFPLVIRPSFTLGGTGGGFVEKEEDFDKALNYGLHASPVHEVLVEQSVMGWKEYELELLRDNNGNVIIICSIENFDPMGVHTGDSITVAPAMTLPDTLYQQMRDLAIKMMNGIGKFAGGCNVQFSVNPADDMIIAIEINPRVSRSSALASKATGYPIAKIAAKMAIGYNLDELINPITGSTSAFFEPSIDYVIVKVPRWNFDKFKGADRTLGLQMKSVGEAMGIGRNFQEALQKACQSLEIRRNGLGADGRELRDQEAIKYSLAHPSWDRLFHIYDAFKIGLSFKTIQNLTKIDAWFLRQIEELIELEHQIEKYDLEDLPKELLLTAKQKGYADRQIAHLLGTKESKVYDRRKTLGIKRVYKCVDTCAAEFEAKTPYYYSTFNTSQEYPDNESIVSDRKKVVVLGSGPNRIGQGIEFDYSCVHGVLAAKEAGYETIMINCNPETVSTDPDISDKLYFEPVFWEHVFDIIEHEKPEGVIVQLGGQTALKMAEKLEKYGVKIIGTSYHSLDWAEDRGRFSSLLEELGIPFPKFGTVRTSDAAVELSRTLGFPLLVRPSYVLGGQSMKIVINEKELEQHVVKILHDIPDNNILLDHFLEGALEAEADAICDGEDAYIIGVMEHIEPAGIHSGDSHAALPPFDLSADEIRQIEEHTRKIALAMNVKGLINVQFAVKNGIVYVIEANPRASRTVPFICKAYQEPYVNYATKLMLGDKKVSDFNFKPVKKGWAIKIPVFSFNKFPNVNKELGPEMKSTGEAIYFIDDLQDEFFQKIYGERNLYLSR